The proteins below come from a single Afipia felis ATCC 53690 genomic window:
- a CDS encoding efflux RND transporter periplasmic adaptor subunit, with protein sequence MVALSAVVVLGGRYLLGSTDVQAATDPQVSESRPASGRADARSSVDLTEKQASTLTIAPAPVQEFAMRRTAVGTIDFNQNLLIQVFSQYPGKIIKALYNIGDDVKQGDLLFTIDSPDLLQAESALLASAGVLELQTRTLSRVTQLLKAGGSAQKDIDQATSDKQTAEANFKAAKNAVRIFGKTDAEIEQILEDRHVDSTLLVPSPITGRIITRNAAPGLLTQPGNAPAPFSVADISTMWMVANVIETDAPAYKVGQEVEVRVPAYPDAVFKGHVTVVGSMIDPTTHRQLVRSEIADPEHLLRPGMFASFVIQTGTPVRSVAVPADAVVREGDGTMTVWVTSDRRHFTKRIVKVGLQQQNGQSQILEGVAQGELVVVEGAVFLSNKLLLGANG encoded by the coding sequence ATGGTTGCCTTGAGCGCGGTCGTAGTGCTGGGCGGAAGATACCTGTTAGGATCGACAGATGTCCAAGCGGCGACCGATCCTCAGGTGTCGGAGAGCCGGCCGGCATCCGGCCGCGCCGACGCACGATCATCTGTCGATTTGACCGAAAAGCAGGCATCAACACTGACGATTGCTCCGGCTCCCGTTCAGGAATTTGCGATGCGCCGGACGGCTGTCGGGACCATCGACTTCAATCAGAATCTGCTGATTCAGGTATTCTCCCAGTATCCGGGGAAGATCATCAAGGCGCTCTACAACATCGGCGATGACGTTAAACAAGGCGATCTTCTTTTCACGATCGACAGTCCCGATCTGCTGCAGGCGGAATCTGCATTGCTGGCGAGCGCCGGAGTTCTCGAACTTCAGACGCGGACGCTCTCACGTGTCACGCAGCTCCTGAAAGCAGGAGGCAGCGCCCAGAAAGATATCGATCAAGCTACTTCAGACAAGCAGACCGCGGAAGCGAACTTCAAGGCTGCCAAGAATGCCGTACGCATTTTCGGCAAGACCGATGCTGAGATCGAGCAGATTCTCGAGGATCGGCATGTCGATTCCACGTTGCTGGTCCCGAGCCCGATTACTGGCCGGATCATCACCCGCAATGCTGCGCCTGGCCTTCTGACGCAACCCGGCAACGCGCCTGCGCCGTTCTCGGTCGCGGATATCTCCACCATGTGGATGGTCGCGAATGTCATCGAAACCGATGCTCCCGCTTATAAGGTCGGCCAGGAGGTGGAAGTGCGGGTGCCGGCTTATCCGGACGCCGTATTCAAGGGGCACGTGACCGTGGTCGGCTCGATGATTGACCCGACCACGCATCGCCAGCTCGTGCGCTCTGAAATCGCCGATCCAGAGCACCTGCTGAGACCAGGGATGTTCGCGAGCTTTGTGATTCAGACGGGCACCCCGGTCCGCTCCGTGGCGGTGCCGGCCGACGCGGTGGTGCGGGAAGGCGATGGCACCATGACGGTATGGGTCACTTCGGATCGCCGGCATTTCACGAAACGAATCGTCAAGGTCGGCCTGCAGCAACAAAATGGACAAAGCCAGATTCTTGAGGGGGTGGCGCAGGGTGAATTGGTAGTCGTCGAGGGCGCGGTTTTTCTCAGCAATAAACTTTTGCTTGGTGCCAATGGCTAA
- a CDS encoding response regulator transcription factor: MRLLIVEDNVELAGLLAKGLRAVGYETDVLSTIDDASTALRTTFYAALILDLGLPDGDGLTLLREIRHRNIPIPVLVLTARGGLQDRVHGLRSGADDYLVKPFALEELVARLEAQLRRPGHLLGGVLRIANLEFDTGNRQASINGQPQLLSSRETAVLELLMRSKGRVVSKKQVEDHIFGHSNEIASNAVEVYVHRLRKQLADKGAKIQVHTIRGVGYLLAEDK; this comes from the coding sequence ATGCGTTTGCTGATCGTGGAAGACAACGTCGAACTCGCTGGCCTCCTGGCGAAGGGGCTGCGAGCTGTCGGGTATGAGACCGATGTTCTCTCGACCATCGACGATGCCAGTACCGCTCTCCGTACCACGTTCTACGCCGCACTCATTCTCGATCTGGGCCTTCCAGACGGCGACGGTCTGACGCTTCTGCGCGAGATCAGACACCGCAATATCCCCATCCCCGTGCTAGTTCTCACGGCTCGGGGCGGACTTCAGGACCGCGTGCATGGTTTGCGCAGCGGTGCGGACGACTATCTTGTGAAACCATTCGCGCTGGAGGAGTTAGTTGCGCGTCTCGAAGCGCAGTTGCGAAGGCCTGGGCATCTACTGGGAGGAGTGCTGCGCATCGCCAATCTGGAATTCGATACCGGAAACAGGCAAGCTTCGATCAACGGTCAGCCGCAACTTCTCTCGTCGCGGGAAACCGCAGTCCTGGAGCTTCTGATGCGCAGCAAGGGACGGGTCGTATCGAAGAAGCAGGTCGAGGACCATATTTTCGGACACTCCAACGAGATCGCGTCGAATGCGGTCGAGGTTTACGTTCATCGGCTGCGCAAGCAACTTGCCGACAAGGGCGCCAAAATTCAGGTTCATACAATCCGAGGCGTCGGATACCTCCTCGCGGAGGACAAGTAA
- a CDS encoding sensor histidine kinase has translation MPQFKSIISRIVILHVAAVAVTSVLISLALSWLLNYATDSIHNQAMKKQAAALAEHLKVLPNGKLTLSLTPDLQGLYSQPYGRYSYAVVDSENRVLFSSLNEHMALFPTNTTSRHVEFFQRNRRGATVSGVSVKRTVGGQTVWIQAGEDLDNRDVLTDDIVAEFFRKVGWIVLPILLVLLITDIAIFRRALKPLRQASEITKKIGPLRTDLRLPTTEIPREVKPLVLAVNQALDRLEEGFRVQRDFTADAAHELRTPLSILRTRIETLEDQQASKTLLNDIDSMARIISQLLDVAELDSFAVEPHEEADLRMVCTEVIEFLAPLALAQGKEVALTGTSNSVLVRGNAEMLNRAIRNLAENAIRHTPPGSAVEFIVEENGTVSVLDEGPGISDEERDFIFQRFWRRDRNMPGSTGLGLPIVQRIVELHAATLTLSNRKPTGACFSIKFAPLAV, from the coding sequence GTGCCCCAATTCAAATCGATCATTTCGCGAATCGTTATTCTGCATGTCGCGGCGGTTGCCGTAACATCTGTCCTTATATCGTTGGCATTGTCATGGCTGCTCAATTACGCGACCGACAGCATTCATAACCAGGCTATGAAGAAGCAGGCCGCGGCGCTGGCCGAACACCTCAAAGTATTGCCGAATGGCAAACTTACCCTGAGCCTCACACCCGATCTTCAGGGCCTCTATTCGCAGCCCTACGGGCGCTATTCCTATGCGGTGGTCGACTCCGAGAACCGTGTGCTATTTTCTTCGCTCAATGAGCACATGGCGCTGTTCCCCACGAACACGACATCAAGACATGTCGAATTCTTTCAGCGCAACCGCCGCGGCGCCACTGTTTCAGGCGTCAGCGTCAAAAGAACTGTAGGCGGACAAACCGTCTGGATTCAGGCTGGTGAGGACCTCGACAACCGAGATGTGCTGACCGACGATATCGTCGCTGAATTCTTCCGGAAAGTCGGTTGGATCGTCCTGCCCATCCTTCTCGTCCTGTTAATCACCGACATTGCAATTTTCAGACGTGCCCTGAAACCGTTGCGGCAGGCATCGGAGATCACGAAAAAAATCGGACCGCTGCGCACGGATCTTCGCTTGCCGACCACAGAGATTCCGCGCGAGGTCAAACCACTCGTGCTCGCCGTCAATCAGGCCCTCGATCGTCTTGAAGAAGGGTTTCGCGTCCAACGCGATTTCACCGCAGATGCGGCGCACGAACTTCGTACACCGTTGAGCATCCTACGAACCCGCATTGAGACTCTTGAGGATCAGCAGGCCAGCAAAACGCTCCTCAATGACATTGACAGCATGGCGCGCATCATCAGCCAATTGCTCGACGTCGCCGAGCTGGATTCGTTCGCGGTCGAACCGCACGAAGAAGCTGACCTGCGAATGGTCTGCACAGAGGTGATCGAATTCCTCGCACCTCTGGCCTTGGCGCAAGGGAAGGAAGTTGCGTTAACAGGGACATCGAATTCAGTCCTCGTTCGCGGCAATGCCGAAATGCTCAATCGCGCCATCCGGAATCTGGCGGAGAACGCGATCAGACACACGCCCCCGGGATCGGCAGTGGAGTTCATCGTCGAGGAAAATGGGACGGTCAGCGTTCTGGACGAAGGACCGGGTATATCGGATGAGGAGCGCGACTTCATCTTCCAGCGCTTTTGGCGGCGAGATCGCAACATGCCGGGAAGCACAGGTTTGGGGCTCCCGATCGTCCAGCGCATCGTTGAATTGCACGCCGCAACTCTTACTCTCAGCAATCGCAAGCCCACCGGCGCATGCTTCTCGATAAAATTTGCACCGCTCGCGGTATGA
- a CDS encoding NAD-dependent epimerase/dehydratase family protein, which translates to MRDIIVTGAAGFVGYHTVRKLLSSGKKIVGVDSLNDSYDPDLKRARLSALQNNPNFRFSEIDLTDRRATEFLFGTNSCEGVIHLAADPDVRNSFANANRHIDANVVGFVNVLNECRRHECKHFLYASSSAVYGDGPLEFSRSTYDSAERPISLYAASKRANELIAHSYSHVFGLPTTGVRLFTVYGPWVRPDMAISLFARALMAGRPINLFNYGRMQRDFIYAEDAADIIARLVDNIPGTPNAELGSTKMPWRILNIGSGESLDIKTLVAALESTFDRSVEKILLPMQPGEVLSSRADLGELTAVVGELHFTPFAEGIQAFVDWYRAYYEIHS; encoded by the coding sequence ATGCGAGACATAATCGTCACTGGCGCTGCCGGATTTGTCGGATATCACACCGTACGAAAACTGCTGAGTTCCGGGAAAAAGATTGTCGGCGTTGATTCGCTCAACGATTCCTATGATCCAGACCTAAAGCGTGCGCGTCTGTCCGCACTTCAGAACAATCCAAACTTTCGGTTCAGCGAGATTGATCTCACTGATCGGCGGGCAACAGAATTCCTGTTTGGTACGAATAGTTGCGAAGGCGTCATTCACCTGGCTGCGGATCCGGATGTTCGCAATTCTTTCGCAAATGCCAACCGACACATCGATGCCAATGTCGTTGGTTTTGTTAATGTTTTGAACGAATGCAGACGGCACGAATGCAAGCATTTTCTGTATGCATCGTCTTCCGCCGTTTACGGAGATGGCCCTCTTGAGTTTAGTCGGTCAACCTACGATAGCGCTGAGCGGCCAATCAGCTTGTATGCGGCAAGCAAAAGAGCAAACGAACTGATAGCGCATTCGTATAGTCATGTTTTTGGACTGCCCACGACGGGAGTCAGGCTTTTCACCGTGTATGGCCCTTGGGTGAGGCCGGATATGGCGATATCGCTTTTTGCGAGAGCGCTTATGGCGGGAAGGCCGATAAATCTTTTCAATTATGGTCGCATGCAGCGTGACTTCATTTATGCAGAAGACGCCGCCGATATAATCGCTAGACTTGTTGATAACATTCCAGGAACGCCTAACGCGGAACTTGGCTCGACCAAAATGCCTTGGCGCATTCTGAATATCGGATCAGGCGAATCCCTAGATATCAAGACACTTGTTGCTGCGTTAGAAAGCACTTTCGATCGGTCCGTGGAAAAAATTCTTTTGCCGATGCAGCCTGGCGAGGTGCTGTCGAGCCGTGCGGATCTTGGGGAACTGACGGCAGTTGTAGGCGAACTGCACTTTACGCCATTTGCCGAGGGCATTCAGGCTTTCGTAGATTGGTATAGGGCATATTACGAGATTCATTCTTAG
- a CDS encoding response regulator, with product MRVLLIEDDPMIGQGLQRGLDDQGISVDWVKTGRDGRTALKQGDHSLVLLDLGIPEVSGFELIRETRSALQSVPILIITARDDIDDRIKGLDLGADDYLIKPFELRELLARMRAIERRQHGQTRSLLISGDITLDLATLELEYKNIRRLLSSREFALMRVLMQRPGRIFSRSQIEQQIYGWGEEVESNAVDVLIHSIRKRFDKEIIRNIRGAGWMVLKDTR from the coding sequence ATGCGAGTTTTACTTATCGAAGACGATCCTATGATCGGCCAGGGTCTTCAGCGTGGGCTGGACGATCAAGGCATAAGCGTGGACTGGGTAAAAACCGGACGTGACGGCAGAACAGCCTTAAAGCAGGGCGACCATTCACTCGTTCTGCTGGACCTTGGAATTCCCGAGGTATCCGGCTTTGAGTTGATACGGGAGACCCGATCCGCTCTCCAGTCAGTCCCGATCCTCATAATTACAGCTCGAGACGATATCGACGATCGCATCAAGGGGCTCGACCTTGGAGCGGATGACTACCTCATCAAGCCTTTTGAGCTTAGAGAATTACTGGCTCGCATGAGGGCGATCGAACGGAGACAGCATGGCCAAACAAGATCGCTCCTCATAAGTGGCGACATTACGCTGGATCTTGCAACACTGGAACTAGAGTACAAGAACATCAGACGGCTTTTGTCTTCCCGGGAGTTTGCGCTCATGCGCGTTCTTATGCAGAGACCCGGGAGGATCTTTTCACGCTCCCAGATCGAGCAACAGATCTACGGCTGGGGCGAAGAAGTAGAAAGTAACGCCGTCGACGTACTCATACATTCCATTCGAAAGCGGTTCGACAAGGAAATCATACGCAATATACGTGGCGCAGGCTGGATGGTCCTTAAAGACACCCGATGA
- a CDS encoding ATP-binding protein yields MISLRNIAMLWVTLLLIAISVAAVLASRALAVIEINKLLDNELQQIALNAGSGLYTGIHQLISHMEDENRISVQVWDDNGALIHENPMAMRLPQQPASGFHDLTFKGKSWRVYTANDGKHTTQAAQRWSARTEIANHTALAAAVPILAALPIAWIAIILGVNALLARFSRFANELAERGLEAKEPVLASGMPHEITPLISAMNELIARHKAAAEQQKQFLSDAAHELRTPLAALQIQIDNFHNQPSADAKDAALGELKAGIQRATAMIRQLMRMARLDDGAPGSQTIDLRETLITVVSDFVRMASARNIDLEMEIDESASTEIADTEIRFLFTNLIDNAVRYSVAGGRVIVILRRNGPDILVEVRDYGIGIPVTALPRLYDRFYRAAPADIEGTGLGLAIARKIADRNGFGLEISNNIGGPGASATVFIPQST; encoded by the coding sequence ATGATTTCGCTCAGAAATATCGCGATGCTATGGGTGACGTTGCTTCTAATCGCAATTTCCGTCGCCGCTGTTCTGGCATCGCGCGCGCTGGCCGTGATCGAGATCAATAAGTTACTCGATAACGAATTACAGCAAATCGCTTTAAACGCGGGAAGCGGACTCTATACCGGAATACATCAGCTCATATCCCATATGGAGGACGAAAATCGCATCTCGGTACAGGTGTGGGACGACAATGGCGCCTTAATCCACGAAAATCCCATGGCAATGCGTTTGCCGCAACAGCCGGCTTCTGGATTTCACGATTTGACATTCAAGGGAAAATCGTGGCGCGTTTATACGGCTAATGATGGTAAGCATACGACTCAAGCCGCGCAGAGGTGGAGCGCTCGGACGGAGATCGCGAACCATACCGCGCTCGCTGCAGCTGTTCCAATTCTCGCAGCGCTGCCGATTGCGTGGATTGCGATCATCCTGGGAGTCAACGCGCTTCTCGCTCGCTTCTCCCGATTCGCAAATGAGCTCGCCGAGCGCGGATTGGAGGCCAAAGAGCCGGTTCTTGCCAGCGGGATGCCGCATGAAATAACGCCTCTCATCAGCGCAATGAATGAGCTCATCGCGAGACACAAAGCAGCCGCGGAGCAACAAAAGCAATTTCTTTCAGACGCCGCTCACGAACTCAGGACCCCCCTTGCAGCTCTGCAGATTCAGATCGACAATTTCCACAATCAGCCGTCCGCCGACGCCAAGGATGCGGCGCTCGGTGAGTTAAAGGCTGGCATTCAACGAGCCACCGCGATGATTCGGCAACTGATGCGCATGGCCCGTTTGGATGATGGAGCGCCTGGGTCACAAACGATAGACTTAAGAGAAACCCTGATAACGGTCGTGTCCGATTTTGTCCGCATGGCTTCGGCGCGGAATATAGATCTTGAAATGGAAATCGACGAGTCGGCGTCAACAGAAATAGCAGATACAGAAATCCGCTTTCTGTTTACAAACCTGATTGACAATGCGGTTCGATATTCCGTTGCTGGCGGCCGAGTGATCGTGATCCTCCGCAGGAACGGGCCCGATATTCTTGTAGAAGTCAGAGATTACGGGATTGGTATCCCCGTTACCGCGCTTCCGCGGTTATATGATCGGTTTTATAGAGCTGCTCCCGCTGATATCGAAGGGACTGGCCTAGGCTTGGCCATAGCCCGTAAAATTGCCGACCGTAACGGCTTCGGCCTCGAGATATCGAATAACATCGGTGGTCCGGGCGCGTCCGCTACTGTCTTCATTCCGCAGTCAACTTGA